The Anopheles merus strain MAF chromosome 2L, AmerM5.1, whole genome shotgun sequence genome has a segment encoding these proteins:
- the LOC121591366 gene encoding uncharacterized protein LOC121591366 — MFDVSRFPPSKLLQKRQVLGRSYVKFAFCSRKSLNMSLKANYYDKPEGDDLFGKMIATNKYALAGGLGWSTVEVMMVSKPKGYLPTIARYVYFTGPFVGMASAFTVGAYAANKLRGRDDGWNYVAGAFAAGGVYGAWKRNVVSGLVAGLIFSVAGALKKQSVDEGWEFFPEVKHHAVSSINPNRYDFTLTQERERGWTTGK; from the exons ATGTTTGACGTTTCGAGGTTCCCCCCCTCGAAATTGCTGCAGAAACGTCAAGTTTTAGGTCGAAGTTACGTAAAATTCGCCTTTTGCTCGAGGAAATCC CTAAACATGAGCTTAAAGGCAAATTACTACGACAAGCCGGAGGGCGACGACCTTTTCGGCAAGATGATCGCCACCAACAAGTACGCGCTGGCCGGCGGTCTCGGCTGGTCCACGGTCGAGGTGATGATGGTGTCGAAGCCGAAGGGCTACCTGCCGACCATTGCCCGGTACGTGTACTTTACCGGTCCGTTCGTCGGAATGGCCTCTGCCTTTACCGTCGGTGCGTACGCTGCCAACAAGCTGCGCGGTCGGGACGATGGGTGGAACTATGTGGCCGGTGCGTTCGCGGCCGGCGGTGTGTACGGTGCCTGGAAGCGAAACGTCGTGAGCGGACTGGTGGCCGGCCTGATCTTCAGCGTGGCGGGCGCACTCAAGAAGCAGTCCGTCGATGAGGGTTGGGAGTTCTTCCCCGAGGTGAAGCATCACGCCGTCAGCTCGATCAATCCGAACCGGTACGACTTCACGCTGACGCAGGAACGCGAACGAGGATGGACGACCGGCAAGTGA
- the LOC121591367 gene encoding oxidoreductase-like domain-containing protein 1: MNCVILYAIRNAQLRNVAYRFCSSSTTGSDRTADDSVPELPPEPTTCCMSGCQNCVWIQYAADLTKILDDGGEKAREIVLEKISDPSLKMFLKMELQNMPPPKNDPT, translated from the exons ATGAACTGCGTTATACTGTACGCAATCCGCAATGCTCAGCTAAGAAATGTAGCTTATCGCTTTTGCTCATCTAGTACAACTGGTTCCGATCGGACAGCAGATGATAGTGTGCCAGAG CTACCTCCCGAACCGACAACTTGCTGCATGTCCGGCTGCCAGAATTGCGTGTGGATTCAGTACGCGGCGGACCTTACCAAAATACTAGACGATGGCGGCGAAAAGGCACGTGAAATTGTGCTGGAAAAGATATCCGACCCGAGCTTGAAGATGTTTTTGAAAATGGAACTGCAAAATATGCCACCGCCGAAGAACGATCCCACGTGA